The DNA region ACTTGAACTGGCGAAGGAGACAGGGATCTACCGCGGGCTGGGACAGGACCTTGTCGCCATGAACGTCAACGACCTTGTCACGGGGGGAGCAAGACCACTCTTTTTCCTCGATTACGCTTCATGCGGGAAACTTAATGTTGATATTTTTAAAGAGATCGTTGAGGGTATCCTAGACGCATGCAGTGAAAGCATGTGCGCTCTGCTCGGAGGCGAAACGGCTGAAATGCCAGACGTCTATGGCGAAGAAGGGTTTGATCTGGCCGGATTTGCTGTCGGCATGATAGACGAAGACAAAATAATCGACGGAAGCGCAGTAAAAGAGGGTGACATCATCCTCGGGCTCAGCAGCTCCGGTGTCCACAGCAACGGATACAGCCTTGTAAGGAAGGCTCTCGGCAAAGGCGGGCTGAACGCGAAACTTGATGCGGTCCCTGCCGGATGGAACGAAAAACTTGCAGAAGCTGTCATGAGACCTACAAAATTATATGTAAGGCCTGCCCTTGCGGCAGTAGAAACCGGTGCCGTACACGGCATGGCACACATCACAGGCGGCGGGATGTACGGAAATGTCATCAGGATCATCCCCAAAGGACTCAACATCGAAATAGATTTCAGCTCATGGGAACGCCCAAAGATTTTTGAACTTATCCAGAGCGCAGGCATTGAGGAAGATGAAATGAGAAAAGTATTCAACCTCGGGATCGGGTTTGTCTTTATCGCTGACCCTGATGAGGCGCACCTGATCGAAAAAGCCCTCTCCGGTTCCGGAGAGAAAGCTGTGAAAATCGGAAGGGTAGTAAAGTGTTCCTCCCCCGCATAGCGATCCTGATCTCCGGCACTGGCTCCAACATGGAAGTCATCCTCAAAGCCTGTATTACCGGAGAACTGCCTGCGGAGGTATCTTTTGTGGGAAGCGACAACATAAACGCAAAAGGACTTGACACTGCGTCTGCCCTGGGAGCTCAGACACGAGTATTCTTTTACAAAAGGGACGGACGGAAGGCCGCAGAGGAAGCTATCGCCATGGCTATCAAGGATACAGAGACAGACTGGATAATACTTGCAGGCTTCATGAAGGTCCTCTCTCCTGAATTTGTAAGAAAGTTCCCTTGTAAAATCATAAATATCCACCCTGCAATGCTGCCCTCATTCCCCGGCGCCCACGGGATACGTGACGCGTGGGAGGCGAAGGCGGACCACACCGGCGTAACTGTCCACATAGTTGACGAAGAGGTTGACCACGGACACATACTCGCCCAGGAAAGGGTCGACATCCTTCCTGAAGATACGCTGGAAACTCTT from Synergistetes bacterium HGW-Synergistetes-1 includes:
- a CDS encoding phosphoribosylformylglycinamidine cyclo-ligase, whose translation is MDNNFTYEKAGVSIEAGDLWVETIKGMLKKRPKDPNCVGGVGGFAGLYRIGGGKCIAACCDGVGTKLELAKETGIYRGLGQDLVAMNVNDLVTGGARPLFFLDYASCGKLNVDIFKEIVEGILDACSESMCALLGGETAEMPDVYGEEGFDLAGFAVGMIDEDKIIDGSAVKEGDIILGLSSSGVHSNGYSLVRKALGKGGLNAKLDAVPAGWNEKLAEAVMRPTKLYVRPALAAVETGAVHGMAHITGGGMYGNVIRIIPKGLNIEIDFSSWERPKIFELIQSAGIEEDEMRKVFNLGIGFVFIADPDEAHLIEKALSGSGEKAVKIGRVVKCSSPA
- a CDS encoding phosphoribosylglycinamide formyltransferase, with product MFLPRIAILISGTGSNMEVILKACITGELPAEVSFVGSDNINAKGLDTASALGAQTRVFFYKRDGRKAAEEAIAMAIKDTETDWIILAGFMKVLSPEFVRKFPCKIINIHPAMLPSFPGAHGIRDAWEAKADHTGVTVHIVDEEVDHGHILAQERVDILPEDTLETLEERIHRVEHRIYKETLIKHFSENPISIEEREE